Proteins encoded in a region of the Streptomyces sp. NBC_01298 genome:
- a CDS encoding helix-turn-helix domain-containing protein: MTLRIDISGLPSERLRFAASPLAELTAMLHVLAEPGHHPQLAGWAGGVWTGLRPELAERLREAEFLWRSSRADFLVPARPQATLAEELDGVDRIDDETYVTAALVTTCGSNRVHFAAPSPLADATARERVLDLAQARGALQEAFAERLLADPAAVRARVRDTLEQCAEAFFTAAWKGVAVRLATDLRLKNDLLKRQGIGAALASVSGAVTLAPDGDGVIVDKLQDNATSAHGTGLTFIPSVFGRPHLVAVHAPGWQPVVQYPVAEPGPAEPASLATVTLRLDALAHPVRLRLLRTLARGPHTNGELAHAWELSPPEVSRHLAVLRRAGLLTARRHGRYVRYTLNLTDLTALGSDLLAAVLR; this comes from the coding sequence GTGACGTTGAGGATCGACATCAGCGGACTGCCGTCCGAGCGGCTGCGGTTCGCCGCCTCCCCGCTGGCCGAGCTGACCGCGATGCTGCACGTACTGGCCGAACCCGGGCATCACCCGCAGCTCGCCGGCTGGGCCGGGGGCGTCTGGACCGGGCTGCGGCCGGAGCTGGCGGAGCGGTTGCGGGAGGCGGAGTTCCTCTGGCGGTCCTCACGGGCCGACTTCCTGGTCCCCGCCCGGCCCCAGGCGACCCTCGCCGAGGAGCTGGACGGTGTGGACCGCATCGACGACGAAACGTACGTGACCGCCGCGCTCGTCACCACGTGCGGCAGCAACCGGGTCCACTTCGCCGCGCCGTCGCCGCTCGCCGACGCGACGGCGCGCGAGCGGGTACTGGACCTGGCCCAGGCCCGCGGCGCGCTCCAAGAGGCCTTCGCGGAACGGCTCCTCGCGGACCCGGCCGCCGTACGGGCACGGGTGCGCGACACCCTCGAACAGTGCGCCGAGGCCTTCTTCACCGCGGCCTGGAAGGGCGTCGCCGTGCGACTCGCCACCGACCTGCGCCTGAAGAACGACCTGCTCAAGCGCCAGGGCATCGGGGCGGCGCTCGCATCGGTCTCCGGCGCGGTCACCCTGGCGCCCGACGGCGACGGCGTCATCGTGGACAAGCTGCAGGACAACGCGACCTCGGCCCACGGCACCGGACTCACCTTCATCCCCAGCGTCTTCGGCCGCCCGCACCTGGTGGCGGTGCACGCGCCCGGATGGCAGCCGGTGGTGCAGTACCCGGTGGCGGAGCCGGGCCCAGCGGAACCCGCATCGCTGGCAACGGTCACGCTGAGACTGGACGCACTCGCCCATCCGGTACGGCTGCGGCTACTGCGCACCCTGGCCCGCGGCCCGCACACCAACGGTGAACTGGCCCACGCCTGGGAACTCTCACCCCCGGAGGTCTCCCGCCACCTCGCCGTCCTGCGCCGCGCGGGCCTGCTCACGGCCCGCCGGCACGGCCGTTACGTCCGCTACACCCTCAACCTGACCGACCTGACGGCCCTGGGCTCCGACCTGCTGGCGGCCGTACTGCGCTGA